The nucleotide window GGGAACCCGCCCACCGACGAGGACGACGAGCCGCTGGAGTTCACGGACGAGGACAGGACCGAGGCGCTCGGGTTCGACCCCGACGCCATCGAGGAGACGCTCGGGCACCTGAGCAAGCGCGCGCCCGAACTGGACGACGTTGTGGAGGAGCGCACGGTGAACGTCAACCCGGAGGTCGACGAGGACGACTTCTTCTCGCTGCCGGACGGGACGACGACGATCGCCAACCGGTACGACCTGGAGAAGGCCGTCCCGATGGCGAAGAAGACCCACTTCCGCGAGGTGGAGCGCTACTGGGTGAACGAGCCGTACTCGTTCGTCATCGTCTTCCACTCGACGAAGGAGAACGAGAAGAAGTACTACGTCGTCGAACCGTACCGCAACCCCATCGAGGACGACCTCACCGGGTTCCTCGAGGGGAAGCTCCGGTCGGCGATCAAGTACGCCGACGAGGGCGGGGTCGCGAGCGACGAGAACCACCGGAAGGAGGTCATCCGGGAGGAGACGTACGACCTGCTCGAACGGTACGACCTGTTCGAGCGCGAGGGCCGGGACGGGCTCGGGAACACCGTCGCGGACGCGCTCGGCATCGACCCTGACGACGGCGCTGCAGGCAGGCTGGTCCGCGCGCTCGGGTTCCACGAACCCGTCCCGGACGGCGAACTGGAGGGCATCTCCGCCCGCCCGGAACCGGCCGTCGTGGCCGAGGACGCCGAGACGCTCTCCGAGTACACCGTCAAGAAGCTGCTGTACTACCTCCAGCGCGACTTCATCGGCTACGAGCGCATCGACGGCATCAAACACGACATCAACGTGGAGGACATCTCCTGCGACGGGTACAACAGCCCCGTCTTCGTCTACCACTCCGACTACGAGCAGATCATCTCGAACGTCTACCACGGCGAGACGGAACTCGACGACTTCGTGGTGAAGTTGGCACAGCGGTCCGGGAAGGGTATCTCGAAGCGCCGCCCCCAGGTGGACGCAACGCTCCCGGACGGATCACGGGCCCAGCTCACCCTCGGCAAGGAGGTGTCGGACCACGGGACGAACTACACCATCCGGCAGTTCAAGGACGTCCCGTTCACGCCGATCGACCTGATCAACTGGACGACGTTCTCGCTCGACGAGATGGCGTTCCTCTGGCTCTGCATCGAGAACCACAAGAGCCTGATCTTCGCGGGCGGCACGGCTTCGGGGAAGACGACGAGCCTGAACGCGGTCTCGCTGTTCATCCCCTCCAACTCGAAGATCGTCTCCATCGAGGACACGCGCGAGGTCGAACTCCCGCAGCGCAACTGGATCGCGTCGGTCACCCGCCCGTCGTTCTCCGACGACGACAAGGGCGACGTGGACGAGTTCGACCTGCTCGAGGCCGCGCTCCGCCAGCGCCCCGACTACATCGTGATGGGCGAGATCCGGGGCGAGGAGGGGCGGACGCTGTTCCAGGTCATGTCGACCGGCCACACGACCTACACGACGTTCCACGCGGACAGCGTCGGCGAGGTGCTGAAGCGGTTCACCACCGACCCCATCAACGTCTCCAAGACGATGTTCACGGCGCTCGACCTGGTCTCCGTCCAGACGTCGACGCGGGTGCAGGGCCAGAAGGTCCGCCGGAACAAGTCGCTGACCGAGATCAACCATTACGACGCCGAGAACGACGAGATCAACGTTCAGGACGTCTACCAGTGGCAGGCCGAGACCGACCAGTTCCTGGAGATGGGCGAGTCGAACACGCTCGAGGAGATCGCCTTCGACCGGGGCTGGACCCGCGAGACGCTCGACGAGGAGTTGCTCAAGCGTCGCGCGGTCATCGCGTACCTCATCGACCGCGGGCTGAACACGTACACGCAGGTCGCGGCCACCTTCCAGGCGTTCATCAACGACCCGGAGACGATCCTCGCGCTGATGGCGACCGACGGGCTGGAGGAGAGCCTCGAGGACCTCCGGGAGATGGAGTCCGTCCTCATCGAGGTCGACCCCGACAAGGAGGAGATGGTGCCGCGACCCGAGCCGGGCGAGCGGACCGCGGCGAAGGCGGAGGCGGTCCTCGAACGGGCGGACGACCTGCTGGAGGAGTACCGCGACGAGGCCCCCGGCGACGTCCTCTCGGCGCTCCGGAGCGTCGAACCGCAGCCGACCGTCGAGGCCGAGGCCGGCGCCGGTGCGGATCTGGAGGCCGAGGCGACCGAACGGACGAGAACCGACGCTCCGATCGACGCGGAGGACGAGGACACGTTCGACGCCATCGACCAGTTCTCGGACGAGGGAATTCTGGAGGACAGCCCCTTCTCGCGCGATGACGAACCCACGGACCCGGCCCACGCCGACGACGTTCGGCGGCCCGACGAGGGTCTCGCCGACGAGAACCGGGATGGGGGCGACGATGACGACGCTGACGACACGAACAGGGAGATCACGTCGACCGTTGACGAGGACGACGACGCCGAGGAGGCCATCGACGACTGGGGGTTCGGCGACGTCGAGACCCGCGAGGACGAGTAGATGAGCCTCGACACTGGGAGCGGTTTCGGCGACACGCGGGGGTTCGCCGACGCCTTCTACCCGCTCTTCCGGCGCCTGTTCGACGAGGACGGCGACTTCGTCGGCGGCATCCAGGGGAAGCTGACCGAGGCGCGGATGAACCAGCCGGTCGAACTGTACGTCTCCCGGGCGCTCGGCGTCGGCGTCCTCGTCGGCGGTGCGCTCTGGTTCGTGGGGGCGTTGCTCGGCTGGGCGCTGTTTGCGTTCGGGATCCTCTCGCCGGACGCCGTGGGGCTGGGAATCCCCGTGTCGTCCAGGGGGAGCGCGCAGTTGCTCGACGACCTGAAGATGCCCATCGGCGTGCTCACCAGCGGGCTCGTGTTCGGCACCGTGGGGTTCGGGCTGGGTTTCGGGACGCTACTCGCCATCCCGTACCAGCGGGCGAGCGCGCGAAAGCGCGAGATCAACATGCTGCTCTCGGACTCCGTGTCGTTCATGTACGCGCTGTCGGTCGGCGGGCTGAACCAGCTCGAGATCCTGCAGTCGATGGCGCAGGCGGACGACACGTACGGAGAGGTCGCCCGGGAGTTCCAGAGCATCGTACAAGAGACGGAGTACTTCGGGACCGACTACCGGAACGCGGTCCGCGAGCAGGCGATCGAGACGCCGAGCCCCGAACTCTCCCAGTTCCTCACCGACATGCTCTCCATCATCAACTCCGGCGGGGACATGGAACAGTTCCTCAAGGACAAGAAGGAGAAGCACCTCCGGACGGCAAAACAGGAGCAGGAGCTCACCCTGGAGACGCTCGAGCTGTTCGGCGAGATGTACATGACCCTCTCGCTGTTCCCGCTGCTGCTCATCATCATCCTCGTCATCATGTCGATGATCGGGGAGAGCCAGGACTTCCTGCTGTTCGCCACGGTGTACCTCCTGACGCCGCTCATCGGCGTCGGCTTCCTCGTGCTCGTCTCGACCGTGAAACAGGACGAGGTCGGCGACGGCTACCTCGACCCGTCCGGGGTCGACGATCAGTTCGCGGAGACCCAGCGCGAGGGGCTCCTCCACCTCGGCCTGATCGAGTCGTTCGTCGGGACGTTCAGCCTGTTCGACCGCATCAAGAGCCGCGAGGGAACGTTCCGAACGAGGGAGCTGTT belongs to Halorarum halophilum and includes:
- a CDS encoding type II/IV secretion system ATPase subunit, coding for MATDDANATPAAGFDEPGDTGSHRGDRGVVAGRYTWADLLRELGYDEEADRLDERAREAAETAGDEGDEGADSDGESGDEPQRAPITAGDVRSVGIDPAELLGFDLEGLPGRFAGGADVAEYITEQSPLIGYDEMPVVKDFYTWDHYEAEYFLDEEGNPPTDEDDEPLEFTDEDRTEALGFDPDAIEETLGHLSKRAPELDDVVEERTVNVNPEVDEDDFFSLPDGTTTIANRYDLEKAVPMAKKTHFREVERYWVNEPYSFVIVFHSTKENEKKYYVVEPYRNPIEDDLTGFLEGKLRSAIKYADEGGVASDENHRKEVIREETYDLLERYDLFEREGRDGLGNTVADALGIDPDDGAAGRLVRALGFHEPVPDGELEGISARPEPAVVAEDAETLSEYTVKKLLYYLQRDFIGYERIDGIKHDINVEDISCDGYNSPVFVYHSDYEQIISNVYHGETELDDFVVKLAQRSGKGISKRRPQVDATLPDGSRAQLTLGKEVSDHGTNYTIRQFKDVPFTPIDLINWTTFSLDEMAFLWLCIENHKSLIFAGGTASGKTTSLNAVSLFIPSNSKIVSIEDTREVELPQRNWIASVTRPSFSDDDKGDVDEFDLLEAALRQRPDYIVMGEIRGEEGRTLFQVMSTGHTTYTTFHADSVGEVLKRFTTDPINVSKTMFTALDLVSVQTSTRVQGQKVRRNKSLTEINHYDAENDEINVQDVYQWQAETDQFLEMGESNTLEEIAFDRGWTRETLDEELLKRRAVIAYLIDRGLNTYTQVAATFQAFINDPETILALMATDGLEESLEDLREMESVLIEVDPDKEEMVPRPEPGERTAAKAEAVLERADDLLEEYRDEAPGDVLSALRSVEPQPTVEAEAGAGADLEAEATERTRTDAPIDAEDEDTFDAIDQFSDEGILEDSPFSRDDEPTDPAHADDVRRPDEGLADENRDGGDDDDADDTNREITSTVDEDDDAEEAIDDWGFGDVETREDE
- a CDS encoding type II secretion system F family protein; the protein is MSLDTGSGFGDTRGFADAFYPLFRRLFDEDGDFVGGIQGKLTEARMNQPVELYVSRALGVGVLVGGALWFVGALLGWALFAFGILSPDAVGLGIPVSSRGSAQLLDDLKMPIGVLTSGLVFGTVGFGLGFGTLLAIPYQRASARKREINMLLSDSVSFMYALSVGGLNQLEILQSMAQADDTYGEVAREFQSIVQETEYFGTDYRNAVREQAIETPSPELSQFLTDMLSIINSGGDMEQFLKDKKEKHLRTAKQEQELTLETLELFGEMYMTLSLFPLLLIIILVIMSMIGESQDFLLFATVYLLTPLIGVGFLVLVSTVKQDEVGDGYLDPSGVDDQFAETQREGLLHLGLIESFVGTFSLFDRIKSREGTFRTRELLRAPHHFFRDNPLYTLALTVPAAIVLTGIAAASGRAPLSWDAMVDNSIWGTFLWFYLPVYVIGVPLAVFHSWNARTRAGITGKLSESLRKLSSANDTGQTLLESFETVADTSSGRLSDEFEVMHAKVNYGMSLRESLIEFNNKYHIPRLARTVKLISKAQEASSQITDVLTTAAQASENQDDIDRERKSRARMQVAIILMTYITLLGVMAILQTQFIDVMGGLTEQAGSGSGGTQAGGMSFGGGVEPEVLSTLFFHAVTLQAVISGFISGYIRDAQIVSGVKFVVVLMTLALGVWVVVA